In Chlorobiota bacterium, the sequence TTTGGTTGCTCTGGCTTCATGGAAGAGAAAACGAAGACGGTTGTGTGGCCGGAATCGGCGCGGTTGCGTTAGCGGGGCAAAAGTACAGCGAACACCAGTTGGTTGCTGAACAATCCGTGAACGGTTACGAATCCTTGATCTGCACCGATTGCCATCCCACCCCGATTTCAACAGGGACGCGGCCCAAGCCATACGCTGGGCCACGCCTGATTGCACATCTGCATCGGGGTCTATTTGCCGATTGCCACGGTTTTACAGCGGGAAGTATCCGGTTTTCTTCACAACGGATTGACCTTCGGCGGAGATAATCCAATCAACGTAGGATTTCAACGAACCCGTTGGGCGGTTCCTGAGATAGATATACAGGTAGCGGCTGATTGGATAGGAACCGTTGTTGATGCTGGCATCCGACGGCGCAACGGCATTGCCACCATCGGTGGCACTGACCGGGCAGACTTTCACCCCTTTCGCATATCCGAACCCGCCGTAGCCAATGCCGTTGGCATCTTTGGCCACCGCGTTCACCACTGCGGCAGTTCCCGGCAAGGTTTGGACGCTTCCGCCAAAGTCGTAGCCGCCAAGAATATGCTCCTTAAAGAAGGCGTACGTCCCCGAGCTGTTCTCGCGGCCATAGACGATGATCCTGGCGTTCTTCCCCCCAACCTGGCTCCAGTTGGTGATGGTCCCCATGTAAATCCCTTTCAACTGGTTGATGGAAAGTTTGCTTACGCCGTTGGATGGATGGAGGTAGATAGTGATCCCATCCTTCGCAACGCGGACCTCCACACCAGGGGAGCCGTAGCGGTTTTTCAGCTGCTGCTTTTCGGATTTGGTCATCGGGCGCGAGGAATTGCAAATGTCGGTGGTGCCGTTAATCAGTGCCGAGATTCCGGTCCCCGAGCCGCCGCCGGTAACGCGGATGGAAACGCCGGAATTTTTGGCTTGATACGTCTCGGCCCATTTCTGTGCAAGGATCACCATTGTGTCCGAGCCTTTCACCGTGATGACCTCCACCGGCATGAAGGCATACAGGCCAACACAGGCGGCAATCAGTGTCAACGTTAGAAGCAGTTTCTTGAGCATTGTTTTTTGGAAGTTATGGGGTTGCTGTTGGGTTAGAATTTATACTGGAAGCGGACGGTTGTTTTGTTATCCTTCAGGTCCTCCAGGCCGCCAAAGGAGTCTTTTTCTGTGGTGGGCATTTCATACCACAGGGTGATGCGGGCGTTCTTGATGAAGATGCTTCCACCAATGCCCAGCACCCCAACGGCCATATCCCCCGATGAAGTGACTTGCGCCCCTTCCATATCGGTGTTGCGGTCGAAGTAATCGTACTTCACGGCGATCTGTGCATCGGCGCCGAAGTTCTGGATGAAGTAGGCGTAGTACCCCATTTGATTGCGGACTTGCACCGGCTTGGCAGCGGTTCCTGGAACAATCCGGATGCTATCCTTTCCATCGCTCCCTTTGGTGATGCCAACGGTGGAAGCCCCCGCCGAGGTGGCAGCCGTTGGGCGGCTTCCCGACATCAGCTCACCTTTGATAATCGTTCCGCCAATCGGAAGCAGGTCAAGGAAGATTTGGCCTTCGAAGTTGACGTTGCTCCGGTTCCCCCAGCCGCGCCAATCGCCGGTGGCATCGTTGAACACCAGCTTGGTTTTCCCATCCACCGTTTCCAGCAGCGAGTCGGTGGTGACGGGGATTCCGCCGCGATAGAGCGTGGCCCCAAGATCAATCTGAACAGGCGACTCATCGCCGAACGGAACGGGGAATGTCAGGCGGGCAATCAGGTCCTTGTAGGAATCCACCTCCGATGCAGCGATTGCGCCGCCACCGTTGAACAACCCCACTTGCAGCTTCGGCGTGAAGCCCTGGGCAAGCGTTGGATAGTAGGTGAACATCAGCCCCAGGTCCCGCTCTTCCGGGTAGAACGCGCGGGTGACCTGGGAGCGTTCGGTGGATTCGCGGTTGCTGGAGGAGATTTCAACTTCGTAGTTCGGGCGGTTGAACGAGCCGACGGTAAGATTCAGTTCGTTATCGGGAAGCAATCCGAAATCAACATAGGCCTCCTTCAGCACCACTCCCCGCTCGCTGATGTCGGGATACAGCACCGCTGTTAGCCCCTGATACCGATGCTGAAACTTGATCCGGCCACGGCGGATCAGGAAGGCGTTGCGCCGTGCGTCGCTGTACAAAGCGCGCCCTTGCGGGTTGGTGGTTTGGTCAAAATGCTGCCACTCGGCTTGGATGTAGCCGGAGATTTTCAGCTGGTTCAGCTTCTCCAGCGCCCCCTCGGCAACGTCCATCCGCTCCTTCAACGTCTCAACATCGCCGTGGAGTTCTTCCGGCGATTTTTTCTCAGGAGTGTCCGCTTCTTCTTGCGCCTGCACAACGCCGATGCTGCAGGCAAGCACCGCGCACAGTGTTGAAAATCCGCGTACCAATGATCCCATGTTTTGGTTTTGGTTTTGGGTTTGTGTTGGAACTAATGAGAGAAGATGTTTGGTGGGGAAGCGATTCCAAGCCGTTCACTGCTTGGTGGGCAAGACCCGTCGGTTCGCGTCGCTCGTTCCGCATCCCTTAGCAACCGCAAAACTACCGGCAGAAGATTATGCCTGCGTAAAGGGAGTGTTACGGGAATGTTAAGAAAGTGGGGAGGGGGTGAAGGATCGGAAGGAAGGGTCGGAAGGAAGATCACGGCACCAACAGAAACAACGCCCAGAAGACCCACCACCATAGCCGCTTGGCCCAGCGTGCGGCGGCTGGATATGCTTTGCGCAGCCATTCCCAGAAAAGCAGTGCGCCGTAGCACAGCGCGGCAACCGAAAGGGTCAGCAGCAGGCAGGCCAGCGGATCCCAGGCGTTGCGGAAACGCCCATCCAACCAGCCAATCATC encodes:
- a CDS encoding phosphate ABC transporter substrate-binding protein is translated as MLKKLLLTLTLIAACVGLYAFMPVEVITVKGSDTMVILAQKWAETYQAKNSGVSIRVTGGGSGTGISALINGTTDICNSSRPMTKSEKQQLKNRYGSPGVEVRVAKDGITIYLHPSNGVSKLSINQLKGIYMGTITNWSQVGGKNARIIVYGRENSSGTYAFFKEHILGGYDFGGSVQTLPGTAAVVNAVAKDANGIGYGGFGYAKGVKVCPVSATDGGNAVAPSDASINNGSYPISRYLYIYLRNRPTGSLKSYVDWIISAEGQSVVKKTGYFPL